From Cheilinus undulatus linkage group 18, ASM1832078v1, whole genome shotgun sequence, the proteins below share one genomic window:
- the LOC121525946 gene encoding E3 ubiquitin-protein ligase TRIM35, giving the protein MAERAAQADHEEEDKDVRTPHEDQDEQHQAQPEEESECPGCQSVGILTLPCGHKLCHSCIQVSREELGQSGCTICYGSQLMDSVLHSLLETLFHGQPRRRGVTPGAAEDGVMGAEDGGKGWAAEGEEMCGKHGEMFSMFCLEEEELICPQCETDEHEDHQSCSIQGAILDCKRELRSSIRNLQEQLESLSSIRQTWEETSAHIKSQSVQATQFLREEFEKMHQFLSEEEAALMSQLKQEEEEKSQRMKEKIDRISDDIRVLKSSIRETEETMGLEDLAFLKNYKKTYTRAQHKVEEPEEESGVLLDVAKHQSCVQYQVWEKMQKIIQFFPVTVDPNTGSVCLGVSPDLSSVFVCEKQPLPENPERFVSPQSILGYDDFTSGRHSWEVEVGDNSHWSLGVASETVRRKDWSDSDLNLSPAADSDTDPGGGVWIVSLSSGEYRASPGNSAPLRLRRKPRRVKIQLDWERGCLTFSDGSDNTLIHRFKQQWSGTLNAYFSTTCSKHPLKITAGKVTINVD; this is encoded by the exons ATGGCTGAGAGGGCCGCTCAGGCTGATCATGAAGAAGAAGATAAAGACGTGAGAACCCCACATGAAGACCAGGATGAGCAGCATCAAGCACAGCCTGAAGAGGAGTCTGAATGTCCTGGCTGTCAGTCTGTGGGTATTCTGACCCTGCCCTGTGGACACAAACTCTGCCACTCATGTATCCAGGTGAGCCGGGAGGAGCTGGGCCAAAGTGGCTGCACCATCTGCTACGGATCTCAGCTGATGGACTCGGTTCTGCACTCTCTCCTGGAGACCCTGTTCCATGGGCAGCCCAGGAGACGCGGGGTCACGCCTGGAGCTGCAGAGGACGGTGTGATGGGGGCAGAAGATGGAGGGAAAGGCTGGGCTGCAGAAGGAGAGGAGATGTGTGGGAAGCATGGGGAAATGTTCAGCATGTTCtgtctggaggaagaggagctgatCTGCCCGCAGTGTGAGACGGACGAGCATGAAGACCACCAGAGCTGCTCCATACAGGGCGCCATCCTCGACTGTAAG AGAGAGCTGAGATCTTCCATCAGAAACCTGCAGGAGCAGTTAGAGAGTTTAAGCTCCATCAGACAAACCTGGGAGGAAACTTCAGCTCACATCAAG AGTCAGTCTGTCCAAGCCACTCAGTTCTTGAGGGAGGAGTTTGAGAAGATGCATCAGTTCCTCAGTGAAGAGGAGGCCGCTCTGATGTCCCAGCTcaaacaggaagaggaggagaagagtcAGAGGATGAAGGAAAAGATCGACAGGATCAGTGACGACATTAGAGTGCTCAAAAGCAGTATCAGAGAGACGGAAGAGACCATGGGCTTGGAGGATCTCGCCTTTCTGAAG AACTACAAGAAGACCTACACAAG AGCTCAGCACAAAGTGGAGGAACCTGAAGAAGAATCCGGTGTGCTGCTTGATGTGGCCAAGCATCAGAGCTGTGTTCAGTACCAAGTCTGGGAAAAGATGCAGAAGATCATCCAGTTCT TTCCAGTGACAGTGGATCCAAACACCGGCTCTGTGTGTCTAGGAGTGTCTCCAGACCTgtccagtgtttttgtgtgtgagaAGCAGCCTCTTCCAGAAAACCCAGAGAGGTTTGTGAGTCCTCAGAGCATCCTGGGCTACGATGACTTCACCTCCGGGCGGCACAGCTGGGAGGTGGAGGTGGGAGACAACAGTCACTGGTCTCTGGGTGTAGCTAGTGAGACGGTGCGCAGAAAGGACTGGTCTGACTCGGATCTAAACCTCAGTCCGGCTGCAGACTCGGACACAGACCCCGGGGGAGGCGTATGGATTGTGTCTCTCTCCTCCGGAGAGTACAGGGCCTCTCCCGGCAACAGCGCCCCCCTCAGACTGAGAAGAAAGCCGCGTAGAGTGAAGATCCAGCTGGACTGGGAGAGAGGGTGCCTCACTTTCTCTGATGGCAGCGATAACACCCTGATTCATCGATTTAAACAGCAGTGGAGCGGCACGCTGAACGCTTACTTCTCTACAACGTGCTCCAAACACCCTCTGAAGATCACAGCAGGGAAAGTCACCATTAATGTCGACTAA